A window of the Vibrio pomeroyi genome harbors these coding sequences:
- a CDS encoding H-NS family histone-like protein has protein sequence MSELTKTLLNIRSLRAFSRELTLEQLEEALDKLTIVVQERQESEAEERAAKAEQEAKLSAIAEQIAKDGIDVADLIAALSGEAKSKTTKAKRAPRPAKYKYVDANGDEKTWTGQGRTPSAIQEQLDAGKSLEEFAI, from the coding sequence ATGTCTGAATTAACAAAAACTCTATTAAATATCCGTAGCCTTCGCGCATTCTCACGTGAATTAACTCTTGAGCAACTAGAAGAAGCGCTAGACAAGCTAACTATTGTTGTACAAGAGCGTCAAGAGTCTGAAGCTGAAGAACGTGCAGCTAAAGCAGAACAAGAAGCTAAGCTTTCTGCTATCGCTGAACAAATTGCAAAAGACGGAATTGATGTTGCAGATCTTATTGCAGCTCTTTCTGGCGAAGCAAAATCTAAAACAACTAAAGCTAAACGCGCTCCTCGTCCAGCGAAATACAAATACGTAGACGCAAACGGCGACGAGAAAACTTGGACAGGTCAAGGCCGTACGCCTTCAGCTATCCAAGAACAGCTAGATGCTGGTAAATCTCTAGAAGAGTTTGCTATCTAA